Sequence from the Parvicella tangerina genome:
GCGTTTACCCAACGATAGTTTGAAGTAAACAAGAAGTAATTAGAAGAACTTAGCTTTTTTCTAAACTGCAGCATGACTTCCATTCCTTTTTTATTCACAGATTTTACGTTTTCAGGAGTCCAGATGCTTTGACTATTCGGAATCCACTGAATCCAATTGGTAATATAGTCTTGGAAATACGTGAGCTGATACTCGAAAAGCCGATTGTTGTACTTCTCGATGGATCTGACTCCTAGCTCCAGATTCACAGAACGTTCTGGAAGTAGATTCGTGTTTCCTCCAACAGACCAGTATAGATCGTTTAAAGAGGGATATCTGTAGTTTGTCCCAGCATTTCCAAATACCTGATGACCATATTGACCAGTATAGAAGTTGGTATATGCACCCAAGTTTGCAATGATTGGAGAAAGTCGACTGTCAATCAATAGCTCTTGTAGCGTAAGCGAGATGAAACTTTTCTCCCACTGCTTTGAACCAATAACACTTCCAGAAAGTCGGTTTTGAAAGATGAGTTCGTCAAATCCATCAGAGTCAGCTCTGTAGAGGTATTCATTCAGTTGCGTTCGAACAGCAAATTGTTTTTTGAGTTCAAAGGTGGATTGAGCTTGCACTGCAAGGGTGGTGTTTACGAATGCCGTTTGAACGCCTGTTGTTTTATTGTTATAATTCTGTTGATCATGCAACAAACTAACGCTGAACTGATAGGTGTTTGACTGGGGAGATACACCATCGTGGTTATGGTATTTTTTCTTGAGTAACTGCAAAGTAGTTTTAAAATTCCTGTCAAGCTGAGTGGCATCATTTTCTTGTACCCCAATTGCAGCAGGGATTCCTCTTTCAGTATCAAGATAGTTGGTGATCCATTTAATTTTGCCGAGTTTGCTCTTTAAACGGATATTTTCCTGAATTCCCAGTTGTTTTATAGCTCCATTTTTTCTTTTTTCGATAGGCTTGTCAGGTTTAGAGTAGTTGATAAAAGGGTAGTCGTTTAGCGCTTCTTTCCTGATGAGCGTTGTCTCTGAAAATAACTTGGCGTTTTTGGCAAATGAGAACTTTCCAGTAGTGTGATTCATGCCAAAGCTACCCACTTTTTTTTCGAATAATACGTTTCCGCCATAATCGTATTTGCGTTGAGCATGGAGCGAAACACTTCCGGCAAGACCGCCCATTCCAAACTGAGAAGATGCTCCAGAATGATTGATGTCAACGCTTGAAAAGAATTCACTAGGTAGCAACGACAAGTCTGATTGTCCCAAAGTTGGGGAATTGATAGCAACACCTTCCCAAAAGAGTTGCGTTTGCCAGGCGGAACCACCGCGAATGGAAATACTCGCAATTCCTCCTGGTCCGTTTCGTTTAACGAAGTTAGGAGTCATGAATTGCAGCAACTCACCCAGGTTTTCTCCATTCACTTTCCTGATAATCGCGGGCTCAATTTTATGTGTTGAATAGGCGCTACTAACTTCTTTGGTAAACGGTTTTAAAGTATCTGCGTCAACAGTCTGTCCCCAGCCTGAGAAGCCGACAAGAAATACGGTGAATGCGTATAGAAGGTAACCTCTCAACGTTTAAAAAATTGAGCCGAGCCAAATTGAGTTCGAACGATGTATGACCCACTGCCCAAATGACTGAGCTGAATGGTCTTATTGGGAGCAAGTACGTCTTGACTCAAAATAATTCTACCATCCAGCGAAAAGATCATAATGCTACCCAACTTTTGTGATGTGCATGAAATATTCAATTGATCTTCAACAACACTGGGATAGATCACAAACGAGATATCATGTGTTCGTGCGCTAGCCGCTAAATCCTGATGGATAACACCCACTGCATCCAGGTCAAAACCTCCAGCCGCAAAGTCAGTTGGATAAGGGTCGTTGATCTTGTTCCCATATTGATCGTAGGAAGCAAACGCCTCATCAATCGTGCCGATCACATCAATGACCTTTACATGAGTTACGCTATCCACATTTAACCCAGGAGTTCCAGACAATTCTTCAAGATCGAATGGAGTCCCGTATCCTGCCTTATATTTTCCCGCTAAATTGTTGATCATGGTTGGGTCGGTATTTCCATAAGAGGCGGTTTGAATGGTGTCCTGGACCTCTGATGTTGATGGAAACCTAAAATAATTGACCCCATCAGAACTCACTTCTACATAAGCTAGCTCAAGAAACAACCCATCGAAGCTATTTTCAAACACGGCAAAATCCCACCCCGCTCCGTTAATGATGGGATAATCAAAAGTAAGAATGGCCTCGCCACCATCACCAAGAGTTACGGTTCCATTCGCACCACTCATTCCTGTAGCCATGTAGTCATCGCCTAAAGTGGTAACGGGGGATCCTGAAATAGCAATGTTTTGTGGGCCGCGACTCGTAGTGCAATTAGTTGCCCAACCGACAAAAACGCTGCTGTCTTTGTGAATAGCTGAAGTGCCAGGCTGACCAGCTCCTGGTGCAAATGATCCTTGTCCTGAGATGATTACAGGGATTATAAGGAGCAAGAAGAAAAACACTTTGATCATAGCTTGATAATGGATTTAACAATGCTCGTTCCTTTCCCGATCACTTTGATGTAATAATTTCCTGATTTCAGATTATTCAGATAAATATGTCCTGAACTGATCGGTTCTGTTCTGAGAATCTGTCCATCAATTGTAATGATCTGAAATTCATCAAACCTTTCGAAATGATCGATGAATAGTTCGTTGGTAGTTGGATTGGGGTAAAACCTTACGGTTTCGGT
This genomic interval carries:
- a CDS encoding TonB-dependent receptor plug domain-containing protein — its product is MRGYLLYAFTVFLVGFSGWGQTVDADTLKPFTKEVSSAYSTHKIEPAIIRKVNGENLGELLQFMTPNFVKRNGPGGIASISIRGGSAWQTQLFWEGVAINSPTLGQSDLSLLPSEFFSSVDINHSGASSQFGMGGLAGSVSLHAQRKYDYGGNVLFEKKVGSFGMNHTTGKFSFAKNAKLFSETTLIRKEALNDYPFINYSKPDKPIEKRKNGAIKQLGIQENIRLKSKLGKIKWITNYLDTERGIPAAIGVQENDATQLDRNFKTTLQLLKKKYHNHDGVSPQSNTYQFSVSLLHDQQNYNNKTTGVQTAFVNTTLAVQAQSTFELKKQFAVRTQLNEYLYRADSDGFDELIFQNRLSGSVIGSKQWEKSFISLTLQELLIDSRLSPIIANLGAYTNFYTGQYGHQVFGNAGTNYRYPSLNDLYWSVGGNTNLLPERSVNLELGVRSIEKYNNRLFEYQLTYFQDYITNWIQWIPNSQSIWTPENVKSVNKKGMEVMLQFRKKLSSSNYFLFTSNYRWVNATVSASTVNQSEIGNQLIYTPNHIINLDGFVQLKCLAIRYNQTLTSKFYLDRSNLSYLPYSAPANLTIKYHHDDEENYSTTRLTVGVTIHNIWDEAYQIVANQPMPGRWLSIELSINLNNKTYGKNTHE
- a CDS encoding T9SS type A sorting domain-containing protein produces the protein MIKVFFFLLLIIPVIISGQGSFAPGAGQPGTSAIHKDSSVFVGWATNCTTSRGPQNIAISGSPVTTLGDDYMATGMSGANGTVTLGDGGEAILTFDYPIINGAGWDFAVFENSFDGLFLELAYVEVSSDGVNYFRFPSTSEVQDTIQTASYGNTDPTMINNLAGKYKAGYGTPFDLEELSGTPGLNVDSVTHVKVIDVIGTIDEAFASYDQYGNKINDPYPTDFAAGGFDLDAVGVIHQDLAASARTHDISFVIYPSVVEDQLNISCTSQKLGSIMIFSLDGRIILSQDVLAPNKTIQLSHLGSGSYIVRTQFGSAQFFKR